In a genomic window of Nocardia fluminea:
- a CDS encoding carbohydrate ABC transporter permease, whose translation MSDPSGAKQRGLALELRQSGKAWLFVAPVLVALAVVIGYPVFEAIWMSFSKDSGIDPATGMFVEGGSAGFSNYTHWLLQQCGSLNGMVSCPTGTLGSQFWSAVGITLFFTVVMVSIEALLGLGMAMVMGKTFRGRALLRAAVLIPWAIPTAVTARLWEFMFQYDGVVNRVLGTHILWTSDMWASRFAVVAADVWKTTPFMALLILAGLQVIPADVYEAAKVDGATAWQRFVHITLPLLKPALLVAVLFRTMDTLRIYDLPAIMTLGNPSTNTLSILVVEQVRQGPNSAAALSVITFLLVFAIAFILVKVLGANAVRTQEDQRKAN comes from the coding sequence GTGTCGGATCCTTCGGGAGCCAAGCAGCGCGGGCTAGCGCTGGAACTGCGACAATCCGGCAAGGCGTGGCTGTTCGTCGCGCCCGTGCTCGTCGCACTGGCCGTGGTCATCGGATATCCGGTGTTCGAGGCGATCTGGATGTCCTTCTCGAAGGACTCCGGCATCGACCCGGCCACCGGGATGTTCGTCGAAGGCGGCAGCGCCGGATTCAGCAACTACACACACTGGCTGCTGCAGCAGTGTGGGTCGCTGAACGGCATGGTGTCGTGCCCCACCGGCACGCTCGGCTCGCAGTTCTGGTCGGCGGTCGGGATCACCCTGTTCTTCACCGTGGTGATGGTGTCGATCGAAGCCCTGCTCGGGCTCGGCATGGCCATGGTGATGGGCAAGACCTTCCGCGGCCGGGCGCTGTTGCGCGCCGCCGTGCTGATCCCGTGGGCGATTCCCACCGCGGTCACAGCGCGACTGTGGGAGTTCATGTTCCAGTACGACGGCGTGGTGAACCGGGTGCTCGGCACGCACATCCTGTGGACCTCGGACATGTGGGCGTCGCGCTTCGCGGTGGTCGCGGCCGATGTGTGGAAGACGACGCCGTTCATGGCCTTGCTGATTCTGGCCGGGCTGCAAGTGATTCCGGCCGACGTGTACGAGGCGGCCAAAGTCGACGGCGCCACTGCCTGGCAGCGGTTCGTCCACATCACGCTGCCGCTGCTCAAGCCCGCACTGCTGGTCGCGGTCCTGTTCCGCACCATGGACACGCTGCGCATCTACGACCTGCCCGCGATCATGACGCTGGGCAACCCGTCGACGAACACGCTGTCGATCCTGGTGGTCGAGCAGGTTCGCCAAGGTCCCAACAGCGCCGCGGCACTGTCGGTGATCACCTTCCTGCTCGTCTTCGCGATCGCGTTCATCCTGGTGAAGGTGCTGGGCGCCAACGCTGTTCGCACGCAAGAAGATCAGCGGAAGGCGAACTGA
- a CDS encoding GyrI-like domain-containing protein translates to MDFNVVDRPETLIAGTVLRSPALAVEGPRRAKVVEAWANLRARTLPGPVATGYVDFAPEINSYLTHIVGYECKTLADLQVGDVLGRIPAGRYARFVASGDNLGDTIVGLWRQVWDAEAAGEFVRAYTGDCEQYPDERTVEIFVSLTEEKDS, encoded by the coding sequence GTGGATTTCAATGTCGTTGACCGTCCCGAGACGCTGATCGCGGGCACGGTGCTTCGCAGTCCGGCGCTCGCCGTCGAGGGGCCGCGGCGCGCCAAAGTGGTCGAGGCGTGGGCGAACCTGCGGGCGAGAACATTACCGGGGCCGGTCGCGACGGGCTATGTCGATTTCGCGCCGGAGATCAATTCCTACCTCACCCACATCGTCGGCTACGAGTGCAAGACTCTCGCCGACCTCCAGGTAGGCGATGTGCTCGGCCGGATTCCGGCGGGCCGCTACGCGCGCTTCGTCGCCAGCGGCGACAACCTCGGCGACACCATCGTCGGGCTGTGGCGCCAGGTGTGGGACGCGGAGGCCGCGGGTGAATTCGTGCGTGCCTATACCGGCGATTGCGAGCAGTATCCCGACGAGCGCACGGTCGAGATCTTCGTTTCGCTGACCGAGGAGAAGGACAGCTGA
- a CDS encoding transglycosylase domain-containing protein codes for MASQRGRRRSDGDVPYTSIAGFRDPLAKEQEPAKGAARRAQAARLGLDDEPAERKPRTKGQRIRRLLLALFVIFVCVPALLFVAVYWSSEIPEPAEVAVEQPATVLASDGTTVLTKFIPPQGNRIPIPLTEVPYPVRDAVLAAEDRTFYTNAGYSTSGFLRAARDNVSGEDNAGGGSTITQQYVKNAFLSSERTVTRKMRELIIAAKMARQWSKDEILSAYLNTIYYGRGAYGIAAAAKAYFDKPVPELTLAEGAVLAAVIRSPSVLDPENHFDQLRARWQYVLNGMVEMNVLAPGDRDATVFPPIIPLDDVATEAVALGPEGHIRTQVLRELRAAGLDDADINTGALQITTTIDTAAQAGAVDSVRERLSWQPPELRSAVVSIDPRSGAVRAYYGGEDGTGFDFAQAPLQTGSAFKVFALVAAQRQGIPVTRAMDSSPITDRGTEITNVEGDSCGRCSLAEALKRSLNTSFYRLTMTMADGPRSIAEAAHLAGIPEHIPGVEGVSLAEPDGYPLNGIVLGQYLVRPIDMASAYATLAASGVYHQPYFVQKVSTGDGRVLLDRSWETATGKRHSEPEQRISAQIADATTAAMLPIANYSNGHGLAGGRQSASKTGTTQLGETKDNKDAWMVGYTPSLSTAVWVGTENPQPLRNGRGGAIWGSGLPADIWKQSMDAALAGTPVEQFEVQPVPSPPLVPSPGTGPAPTTGGGFDIFGPPTNSPRPEAPPLIIIPPAPTPAAPGELFPGLGGDGPR; via the coding sequence GTGGCCTCCCAGCGCGGGCGCCGGCGTTCCGATGGGGACGTTCCGTATACCTCGATCGCCGGGTTCCGTGATCCGCTGGCGAAAGAGCAGGAGCCGGCCAAGGGCGCGGCGCGGCGGGCACAGGCAGCACGCCTCGGCCTCGACGACGAGCCCGCCGAGCGCAAGCCGCGCACCAAGGGTCAGCGCATCCGGCGGTTGCTGCTCGCGCTGTTCGTGATCTTCGTGTGTGTACCCGCGCTCCTGTTCGTCGCGGTGTACTGGAGTTCGGAGATCCCCGAACCGGCCGAGGTCGCCGTCGAACAGCCCGCCACCGTCCTCGCCTCCGACGGCACCACCGTGCTGACGAAATTCATTCCGCCACAGGGCAATCGGATACCCATTCCGCTCACCGAGGTGCCGTACCCGGTGCGGGACGCCGTGCTCGCGGCCGAGGACCGCACCTTCTATACGAACGCCGGTTACTCGACGAGCGGCTTCCTACGCGCCGCGCGCGACAATGTGTCCGGTGAGGACAACGCGGGCGGCGGCTCGACGATCACCCAGCAGTACGTGAAGAACGCCTTCCTCAGCTCCGAGCGCACCGTCACCCGCAAGATGCGGGAGTTGATCATCGCGGCCAAGATGGCACGGCAGTGGAGCAAGGACGAGATCCTCTCCGCCTACCTCAACACGATCTACTACGGGCGTGGGGCGTACGGCATCGCGGCCGCGGCGAAGGCCTACTTCGACAAGCCGGTGCCGGAACTGACGCTCGCCGAAGGGGCGGTGCTGGCGGCGGTGATCCGCTCACCGTCGGTGCTCGACCCGGAGAACCACTTCGATCAGTTGCGGGCGCGCTGGCAGTACGTGCTCAACGGGATGGTCGAGATGAACGTGCTCGCGCCCGGCGATCGCGACGCGACGGTGTTCCCGCCGATCATCCCGCTCGACGACGTGGCGACCGAGGCGGTGGCACTCGGGCCGGAAGGCCACATCCGCACGCAGGTGCTGCGCGAATTGCGGGCCGCGGGCCTCGACGACGCCGACATCAACACGGGCGCACTGCAGATCACCACCACCATCGACACCGCGGCGCAGGCGGGCGCGGTGGATTCGGTGCGTGAGCGGTTGTCGTGGCAGCCGCCGGAACTGCGCTCGGCGGTGGTGTCGATCGATCCGCGCAGCGGGGCCGTGCGGGCCTATTACGGCGGCGAGGACGGGACCGGCTTCGATTTCGCGCAGGCACCGCTGCAAACCGGTTCCGCGTTCAAGGTTTTCGCGCTCGTGGCCGCCCAGCGACAGGGCATTCCGGTGACGCGGGCGATGGACAGCTCGCCCATCACCGACCGCGGCACCGAGATCACCAACGTCGAGGGCGACTCGTGTGGGCGCTGCTCGCTCGCCGAGGCGCTCAAACGCTCACTCAACACCAGCTTCTACCGGCTCACGATGACGATGGCCGACGGCCCGCGCTCGATCGCCGAGGCCGCGCACCTGGCGGGCATCCCCGAGCACATTCCCGGCGTCGAGGGTGTGAGCCTGGCGGAGCCGGACGGTTACCCGCTCAACGGGATCGTGCTCGGCCAGTACCTGGTGCGCCCCATCGACATGGCGTCGGCGTACGCGACGCTGGCCGCCTCCGGGGTCTACCACCAGCCGTACTTCGTGCAGAAGGTGAGCACCGGGGACGGGCGGGTGTTGCTCGACCGCAGCTGGGAAACCGCGACGGGCAAGCGACATTCCGAGCCCGAGCAGCGGATCTCCGCCCAGATCGCCGATGCCACCACCGCCGCGATGCTGCCGATCGCCAACTACTCCAACGGCCACGGCCTCGCTGGCGGCAGGCAGTCGGCGAGCAAGACCGGAACCACCCAGCTCGGCGAGACCAAGGACAACAAGGACGCGTGGATGGTGGGATACACGCCCTCACTGTCGACCGCGGTGTGGGTGGGCACCGAGAACCCCCAGCCGCTGCGCAACGGTCGCGGCGGGGCCATCTGGGGTTCGGGGCTGCCCGCCGACATCTGGAAGCAGTCGATGGACGCCGCGCTGGCCGGGACACCGGTCGAACAGTTCGAGGTACAGCCGGTCCCGAGCCCGCCGCTGGTGCCCTCGCCGGGCACCGGACCCGCGCCGACAACGGGCGGCGGCTTCGACATCTTCGGTCCGCCGACGAACTCACCACGCCCCGAGGCGCCCCCGCTGATCATCATTCCGCCCGCGCCGACACCCGCCGCTCCCGGTGAGCTGTTCCCCGGGCTCGGCGGTGATGGGCCGCGATAG
- a CDS encoding DUF1707 SHOCT-like domain-containing protein: MKSQSPGRNLRARDSDRADVCAMLDAALSDGQLTAAEHETRTATAMRAEDFGALDRLVEDLQVPAGLAGTPVARGVPRPPRRWWIPVGAIVLAGLLGAGVGLLGRTVGDAVLGEPLPDLTTGNGLAHFVADYRAEYGTTLADELTLYPEYALVERDSGRPGKQDELQYRGDFEKWGSQGSRPPDTRSFDLATIDLARYARLMSGAPRTTRVPDGWVSHVLVRFPPGGGKDAEPEISIYVKNEAAQSGYLKIRPSGEPLAVYPADR; the protein is encoded by the coding sequence ATGAAGTCTCAGTCTCCGGGGCGCAACCTGCGCGCCCGCGATTCCGACCGCGCCGACGTGTGCGCGATGCTCGATGCCGCCCTCTCCGACGGCCAGCTCACCGCCGCCGAGCACGAGACCCGCACCGCCACCGCCATGCGCGCCGAAGACTTCGGCGCCCTCGACCGGCTCGTCGAGGATCTTCAGGTTCCGGCCGGGCTCGCCGGGACTCCGGTGGCCCGTGGCGTTCCCCGCCCGCCTCGGCGCTGGTGGATTCCGGTGGGCGCGATCGTGCTCGCCGGGCTGCTCGGCGCCGGCGTGGGTCTGCTCGGCCGCACGGTCGGTGACGCCGTCCTCGGCGAGCCGCTACCCGACCTCACCACCGGCAACGGATTGGCTCACTTCGTCGCGGACTACCGCGCCGAATACGGCACCACCCTCGCCGACGAGCTCACCCTGTATCCGGAATACGCGCTGGTAGAACGTGATTCAGGAAGGCCCGGCAAGCAGGACGAGCTGCAATACCGAGGCGACTTCGAGAAGTGGGGTTCGCAGGGTTCCCGCCCACCCGACACCCGCTCGTTCGACCTCGCCACCATCGACCTGGCCCGCTATGCCCGCCTGATGTCCGGCGCGCCCCGGACGACCCGCGTCCCCGATGGCTGGGTCTCGCACGTGCTGGTCAGGTTCCCGCCCGGTGGCGGTAAAGACGCCGAGCCGGAGATCAGCATCTACGTCAAGAACGAGGCCGCGCAGAGCGGATACCTGAAAATCCGGCCCAGCGGCGAGCCGCTCGCGGTGTACCCCGCGGACCGCTGA
- a CDS encoding PadR family transcriptional regulator produces the protein MLELAILGLLLDAPMHGYELRKRLTGLLGAFRAFSYGSLYPTLRRMQADGLIAEELPDGALARRARRVYRLTPVGRERFSELLADTGPQNYTDDGFGVHLAFFSRTPAEARMRILEGRRRQVEERREGLREAIKKASGSLDRYTKQLHQLGLESSEREVRWLNELIAAEQSTKAAPQKEGKSGHE, from the coding sequence GTGCTCGAATTGGCGATTCTCGGCCTGCTCCTCGACGCGCCCATGCACGGTTACGAGCTGCGTAAGCGGTTGACGGGCCTGCTCGGAGCGTTCCGGGCCTTCTCCTACGGTTCGCTCTACCCGACGCTGCGCAGGATGCAGGCCGACGGGTTGATCGCCGAGGAGCTTCCGGACGGCGCGCTAGCGCGCCGTGCGCGCCGCGTCTACCGGCTCACGCCGGTCGGCCGGGAACGGTTCTCCGAACTCCTTGCCGACACCGGTCCGCAGAACTACACCGATGACGGCTTCGGCGTTCACCTTGCCTTCTTCAGCCGCACTCCCGCCGAGGCGAGAATGCGGATTCTGGAGGGCAGACGTCGTCAGGTCGAGGAGCGCCGAGAGGGGCTGCGGGAAGCGATCAAGAAGGCCAGCGGGTCACTGGATCGCTACACCAAGCAGCTCCACCAGCTCGGATTGGAATCAAGCGAGCGCGAAGTGCGCTGGCTCAACGAGTTGATTGCGGCGGAGCAATCGACGAAGGCGGCACCACAGAAAGAGGGAAAGAGCGGCCATGAGTGA
- a CDS encoding DUF1707 SHOCT-like domain-containing protein, which translates to MAGSGQRGAAADSALRARDIDRAQASTVLDAAYAEGQLGAQEYHDRVSSANGARTLGELARLVADLQSPAVFGGDTGTERPRRRAPERYPAGTRARSEDRTETVAALDTAHADGQLDADEHAVMVELATEARTLGDLSTLVADLQQRPFAPSKPRVHPDRTRLVVIALAIATAVAGFVWTVRDDEPAPAASATATVDYDAAAPLVIPTPMLNTLAGFVQFRDDYRASFGDTVVDEAVMHDEHASAVRRAGNGNSTADYTYRGGFARTSSQLGSRERDAVDIDLAQVNAEALGAALAQAAAIVQVPNGAVTHYRIADDSWAGGPGITVFVQNDVAQSGHFVLSFAGDVLKTYPYRG; encoded by the coding sequence ATGGCTGGATCCGGACAGCGAGGGGCAGCCGCCGATTCGGCGCTGCGCGCACGTGACATCGATCGCGCCCAGGCGTCGACCGTGCTTGACGCGGCCTATGCCGAGGGCCAGCTCGGCGCGCAGGAGTACCACGATCGCGTGTCGTCGGCGAACGGCGCGCGCACACTGGGTGAGCTCGCCCGGCTGGTCGCCGACCTGCAATCACCTGCGGTTTTCGGCGGCGACACCGGCACTGAACGCCCGCGCCGACGCGCACCTGAACGGTATCCGGCCGGCACGAGAGCGAGGTCTGAAGACCGCACCGAGACCGTCGCCGCGCTCGATACGGCACACGCCGACGGCCAACTCGACGCCGACGAACACGCCGTGATGGTCGAATTGGCCACCGAAGCACGGACTCTGGGCGATTTGTCCACTTTGGTGGCGGATCTCCAGCAGCGACCGTTCGCGCCGAGCAAGCCGCGCGTCCATCCCGACCGCACGCGGCTGGTAGTCATCGCGCTCGCGATAGCGACCGCCGTCGCCGGTTTCGTGTGGACTGTCCGCGACGACGAACCAGCGCCCGCCGCGTCCGCGACCGCGACCGTCGACTACGACGCGGCAGCACCGCTGGTGATTCCCACGCCCATGCTCAATACCCTCGCCGGTTTCGTGCAGTTCCGCGACGACTACCGCGCGAGCTTCGGCGACACCGTGGTCGACGAGGCGGTAATGCACGACGAACACGCCTCCGCCGTCCGGCGCGCCGGCAACGGGAACTCGACCGCCGACTACACCTATCGCGGCGGCTTCGCCCGGACGAGTTCGCAGCTCGGCAGCCGCGAGCGCGACGCCGTCGACATCGATCTGGCGCAGGTGAACGCCGAGGCGCTCGGTGCGGCGCTCGCGCAGGCGGCGGCCATCGTGCAGGTGCCGAACGGCGCTGTCACGCACTACCGGATAGCGGACGACAGCTGGGCGGGCGGGCCGGGCATCACGGTCTTCGTCCAGAACGACGTCGCCCAATCGGGCCATTTCGTCCTGTCGTTCGCGGGCGACGTGCTGAAGACCTACCCCTACCGAGGATGA
- a CDS encoding inositol-3-phosphate synthase — MSDVNKVGSGEVRVAIVGVGNCASSLVQGVQYYKDADENQVVPGLMHVKFGSYHVRDVKFVAAFDVDAKKVGFDLAEAIFASENNTIKISDVPPTDVTVLRGPTLDGIGKYYAETIEQSEAPAVDVVKALKDAEVDVLVSYLPVGSEEADKFYAQCAIDANVAFVNALPVFIASDPVWAQKFVDAGVPIVGDDIKSQVGATITHRVMAKLFEDRGVVLDRTYQLNVGGNMDFKNMLERERLESKKVSKTQAVTSNLTGALAGKVHDRNVHIGPSDYVEWLDDRKWAYVRLEGRAFGDAPLNLEYKLEVWDSPNSAGIIIDAVRAAKIAKDRGIGGPVIPASAYLMKSPPVQIADDVARTQLEAFIIGAD; from the coding sequence ATGAGTGATGTCAACAAGGTTGGATCCGGCGAAGTTCGCGTCGCGATCGTCGGTGTGGGCAACTGCGCATCGTCGCTGGTGCAGGGCGTGCAGTACTACAAGGACGCCGACGAGAACCAGGTCGTTCCTGGCCTCATGCACGTCAAGTTCGGTAGCTACCACGTCCGTGACGTGAAGTTCGTGGCCGCGTTCGATGTCGACGCCAAGAAGGTCGGCTTCGACCTGGCCGAGGCCATCTTCGCCAGCGAGAACAACACCATCAAGATCTCCGACGTGCCGCCGACCGATGTGACGGTCCTGCGTGGCCCGACCCTCGACGGCATCGGCAAGTACTACGCCGAGACCATCGAGCAGTCCGAGGCGCCCGCGGTCGACGTGGTCAAGGCGCTCAAAGACGCCGAGGTCGACGTGCTGGTCTCGTACCTGCCCGTAGGTTCCGAAGAGGCCGACAAGTTCTACGCGCAGTGCGCGATCGACGCGAACGTCGCTTTCGTCAACGCGCTGCCGGTCTTCATCGCCTCCGACCCGGTCTGGGCGCAGAAGTTCGTCGACGCCGGCGTCCCGATCGTCGGTGACGACATCAAGTCCCAGGTCGGCGCGACCATCACCCACCGCGTGATGGCCAAGCTGTTCGAAGACCGCGGCGTGGTGCTCGATCGCACCTATCAGCTCAATGTCGGCGGCAACATGGACTTCAAGAACATGCTCGAGCGTGAGCGTCTGGAGTCGAAGAAGGTCTCCAAGACCCAGGCCGTCACCTCGAACCTCACCGGGGCGCTCGCGGGCAAGGTCCACGACCGCAACGTCCACATCGGTCCCTCGGACTACGTGGAGTGGCTCGACGACCGCAAGTGGGCCTACGTCCGCCTCGAGGGTCGCGCGTTCGGCGATGCCCCGCTGAACCTGGAGTACAAGCTCGAGGTGTGGGACTCGCCGAACTCGGCGGGCATCATCATCGACGCTGTCCGCGCGGCGAAGATCGCCAAGGACCGCGGCATCGGTGGACCCGTCATTCCGGCTTCGGCCTACCTGATGAAGTCCCCGCCGGTGCAGATCGCCGACGATGTGGCGCGCACTCAGCTCGAGGCGTTCATCATCGGTGCCGATTAG
- a CDS encoding ABC transporter substrate-binding protein: MALKFVPRATMAAASIALLTATFASGCSSDDGGNALDQNLTGRGPITYVEGKDTTETGVVKQLIDRWNAAHPNEQVTFKEQSADGTQQHDDLAEHFRAKQDGYDVVALDVKDTAEFAAKGWVQPLEGNFAIDTAPLLAPTVASATYNGKLYAAPKNTNGGLLYYRKDLVPNPPKTWSEMLGQCQVARDNNIGCYAGQLAPYEGLTVNTSEVINAFGGSFVGADGKTPTVNSPESKAGLKVLVDAYKNGDIPKEAITFKEGESASAFESGKLLFLRNWPYLYAQASADGSAVKDKFGVAPLPGDKGVGASTLGGYNAAISAFSKNKATAADFVRYLISEEAQQIIASGSLPSVRTSLYDDPALIAKMPYLPTLKESIASAVPRPVTPFYPAVSKAIQDNAYAALTGAKSVDDAVAGMQKGIETAGS; this comes from the coding sequence ATGGCTTTGAAGTTTGTCCCCAGAGCGACGATGGCTGCTGCCTCGATCGCGTTGCTCACCGCGACGTTCGCCAGCGGTTGCTCCAGTGACGACGGGGGCAACGCACTCGACCAGAACCTGACGGGCCGCGGCCCGATCACCTACGTCGAAGGCAAGGACACCACCGAAACCGGTGTGGTCAAGCAGCTCATCGACCGCTGGAACGCCGCGCACCCGAACGAGCAGGTGACGTTCAAGGAGCAGTCGGCCGACGGCACCCAGCAGCACGACGACCTAGCCGAGCACTTCCGCGCCAAGCAGGACGGCTACGACGTCGTCGCCCTCGATGTGAAGGACACCGCCGAGTTCGCCGCGAAGGGCTGGGTCCAGCCGCTCGAGGGCAATTTCGCGATCGACACCGCACCGCTGCTCGCGCCGACCGTGGCCAGCGCTACCTACAACGGCAAGCTGTACGCGGCACCGAAGAACACCAACGGCGGCCTGCTGTACTACCGCAAGGACCTGGTGCCCAACCCGCCGAAGACCTGGAGCGAGATGCTCGGTCAGTGCCAGGTGGCCCGGGACAACAACATCGGTTGCTACGCCGGTCAGCTCGCCCCCTACGAGGGCCTGACCGTGAACACCTCCGAGGTCATCAACGCCTTCGGTGGCAGCTTCGTCGGCGCCGACGGCAAGACCCCCACCGTGAACAGCCCGGAGTCGAAGGCGGGCCTGAAGGTCCTCGTCGACGCCTACAAGAACGGTGACATCCCCAAGGAAGCCATCACCTTCAAGGAAGGTGAGAGCGCCAGCGCGTTCGAATCGGGCAAGCTGCTGTTCCTGCGCAACTGGCCCTACCTCTACGCCCAGGCCTCCGCCGACGGCTCCGCGGTGAAGGACAAGTTCGGCGTCGCCCCGCTGCCGGGCGACAAGGGCGTCGGCGCCTCCACCCTCGGCGGCTACAACGCCGCGATCAGCGCGTTCTCCAAGAACAAGGCCACGGCCGCCGACTTCGTTCGCTACCTGATCAGCGAAGAGGCGCAGCAGATCATCGCCTCGGGCTCGCTGCCCTCGGTGCGCACCTCGCTCTACGACGACCCGGCCCTGATCGCGAAGATGCCGTACCTGCCCACGCTGAAGGAATCCATCGCCAGCGCCGTGCCGCGTCCGGTGACCCCGTTCTATCCCGCGGTGTCGAAGGCCATCCAGGACAACGCCTATGCTGCACTGACCGGTGCCAAGTCTGTCGACGACGCAGTCGCAGGCATGCAAAAGGGCATCGAGACCGCAGGTTCGTAG
- a CDS encoding DUF5318 domain-containing protein, with protein sequence MRIQRQVVDYALRRRSLLADVYAGRVGVAEVCDANPYLLRAAKFHGRGSEATCPICRKEQLTLVSWVFGDGLGQAAGSARTPEELIRMAESNEEFSVHVVEVCRSCSWNHLVQSYVLGTAPAPARRRTSSRARRSAAE encoded by the coding sequence GTGCGAATTCAGCGGCAGGTGGTGGACTATGCGCTTCGGCGCCGGTCCCTGCTGGCCGATGTCTACGCGGGGCGGGTCGGCGTCGCCGAGGTGTGCGACGCGAATCCCTATCTGCTCCGAGCCGCGAAGTTCCACGGCCGGGGCAGTGAGGCGACCTGCCCGATCTGTCGGAAAGAGCAGCTGACGTTGGTTTCGTGGGTGTTCGGCGATGGGCTCGGCCAAGCGGCCGGGTCGGCGCGGACGCCCGAGGAACTGATTCGGATGGCCGAGTCGAACGAAGAATTCTCGGTACACGTCGTCGAGGTATGCCGCTCGTGCAGCTGGAACCATCTGGTGCAGTCGTATGTGCTCGGCACGGCGCCCGCCCCCGCCCGGCGACGGACGAGTTCGCGAGCCCGGCGCTCTGCTGCCGAATGA
- a CDS encoding GyrI-like domain-containing protein has protein sequence MAVDFEIVTLGDGLIAGLTVPLAGREVTARDLDLVNFTWDRYLSREKMVPRAAAYIGQNDHAVAVLGYEVAGLDDIDEGDVLTRIPAGRYAKFVVSDKPYDLLRTAWAQVIKAENAGTITRSHTAELERYTGPTSVEVYVSLD, from the coding sequence ATGGCCGTGGATTTCGAAATCGTCACTCTCGGCGACGGCTTGATCGCGGGTCTCACCGTGCCCTTGGCCGGGCGCGAGGTGACCGCGCGCGACCTCGACCTGGTGAACTTCACCTGGGATCGGTATCTGTCGCGGGAGAAGATGGTGCCCCGCGCGGCCGCCTACATCGGTCAGAACGACCACGCGGTGGCGGTGCTCGGCTACGAGGTCGCCGGCCTGGACGACATCGACGAAGGCGACGTGCTCACCCGCATCCCCGCGGGCCGCTACGCCAAATTCGTGGTCTCGGACAAGCCCTACGATCTGCTGCGCACCGCGTGGGCGCAGGTGATCAAGGCCGAGAACGCAGGCACCATCACCCGCTCGCACACCGCCGAGCTGGAGCGCTACACCGGTCCGACCTCGGTCGAGGTCTACGTCTCCCTGGACTGA
- a CDS encoding carbohydrate ABC transporter permease: MTKEPVAEPKTVPVQPVSWRKRIGTVRLYLGVAIVLVWGLGPFYWMAVVAFRDPAHTFDSTPWPTHVTLENFRNAFDTSRGNNFGRALLNSVIIGSATTAVALILGVLAAYALARMAFAGKYLISGLILSASMFPAVVLVTPLFQLFTDIGWIGQYQAMIIPNISFVLPMTVYILASFFAELPWELEEAARIDGASKFQAFRLIMLPLAAPAVFTTAILAFIASINEYLLARLLSGDDTKPVTVAIASFSGNDPLVQPYAAIMAAGVIVTVPLVIMVLIFQRRIISGLTAGGVKS; encoded by the coding sequence ATGACGAAAGAACCTGTCGCGGAGCCGAAGACGGTGCCGGTGCAGCCGGTGTCGTGGCGCAAGCGGATCGGCACGGTGCGGCTCTACCTCGGCGTCGCCATCGTGCTGGTGTGGGGCCTCGGCCCGTTCTACTGGATGGCCGTGGTGGCGTTCCGCGACCCGGCCCACACCTTCGACAGCACCCCGTGGCCGACCCACGTGACGCTGGAGAACTTCCGCAACGCCTTCGACACCAGCCGCGGCAACAACTTCGGCAGGGCGCTGCTCAACAGTGTGATCATCGGATCGGCGACCACCGCCGTGGCGCTGATCCTCGGCGTGCTCGCGGCCTACGCGCTGGCCCGGATGGCCTTCGCGGGCAAGTACCTGATCTCGGGGCTCATCCTGTCGGCGTCGATGTTCCCGGCCGTGGTGCTGGTGACGCCGCTGTTCCAGCTGTTCACCGATATCGGCTGGATCGGCCAGTACCAGGCGATGATCATCCCGAACATCTCCTTCGTGCTGCCGATGACGGTCTACATCCTGGCCTCGTTCTTCGCCGAACTGCCGTGGGAGCTCGAGGAGGCCGCGCGCATCGACGGCGCGAGCAAGTTCCAGGCCTTCCGGTTGATCATGCTGCCGCTGGCCGCGCCCGCGGTGTTCACCACCGCGATCCTGGCCTTCATCGCCTCGATCAACGAGTACCTGCTCGCCCGGTTGCTGTCCGGCGACGACACCAAGCCGGTGACGGTGGCCATCGCGAGCTTCTCGGGCAACGATCCGCTGGTACAGCCGTACGCGGCCATCATGGCGGCGGGCGTGATCGTCACCGTGCCACTGGTGATCATGGTGCTGATTTTCCAGCGTCGCATCATCTCCGGCCTCACCGCGGGCGGCGTCAAGAGCTGA